Proteins from one Ricinus communis isolate WT05 ecotype wild-type chromosome 9, ASM1957865v1, whole genome shotgun sequence genomic window:
- the LOC8287512 gene encoding phosphatidylinositol N-acetylglucosaminyltransferase subunit A, whose translation MGFKHQTHKTTSSSNSFSVRFSTILILTLFFTSFYLFISPLRHVNQEPTIFPGKTTSFSGDLRDAKFPWNKLSFGPTFEKLKLAVFSKTWPIGAAPGGMERHASTLYHALAARGHEIHVFTVPSDRKPHVDVHVGNLHVYFAANDHGSVNCSLAFEIFNKVNSNGAFDYVHTESVSLPHWRAKMVPNLAVTWHGIWYEIMHSKLFEELFSNPNGFLPGPMTELQESMPRLLDEIRFFSSYKQHICISNSAGEVLVNIYQLPQRNVHVILNGVDNTKFVHNPEAGTRFRRRYGILDDVSLVMGIAGRLVRDKGHPLLYEAFSMILKRHPNVCLLVAGSGPWGRRYAELGPNVKVLGALESSQLSEFYNAIDVFVNPTLRPQGLDLTLIEAMHCGKPVLAPNYPSIVGTVVVDENFGYTFSPNVKSLVEALELVIRDGPVLLQKKGMACKEYALSMFTATKMAAAYERFFLCMKTSRYCQYPFPTD comes from the coding sequence ATGGGCTTCAAACACCAGACTCATAAAACTACATCATCTTCTAATTCCTTTTCTGTTAGATTTTCAACCATTCTTATTCTAACCCTTTTCTTCACCTCATTTTACCTGTTCATTTCTCCACTTAGACATGTAAATCAAGAACCCACAATTTTTCCAGGGAAAACTACTTCATTTAGTGGTGATCTTAGAGATGCTAAATTTCCATGGAATAAGCTTAGTTTTGGACCGACATTTGAGAAGCTAAAACTTGCAGTTTTCTCCAAGACATGGCCAATTGGTGCAGCCCCTGGGGGTATGGAACGCCATGCTTCTACTCTGTACCATGCTCTTGCTGCTAGAGGTCATGAAATCCATGTATTTACTGTTCCATCAGATAGGAAGCCTCATGTCGATGTTCATGTAGGCAATCTTCATGTGTATTTTGCTGCCAATGATCATGGCTCTGTCAACTGCTCTCTGGCATTCGAGATATTCAATAAGGTAAATTCTAATGGTGCTTTTGATTATGTGCATACTGAGAGTGTTTCGTTGCCTCACTGGAGAGCAAAGATGGTGCCTAATTTAGCAGTAACATGGCATGGAATTTGGTACGAAATTATGCATTCCAAGTTATTTGAAGAGCTATTTTCAAATCCAAATGGTTTTCTACCAGGCCCCATGACGGAGCTTCAAGAATCCATGCCTAGGCTTCTCGATGAAATCAGATTCTTCTCGAGCTATAAGCAACATATATGCATAAGCAACAGCGCAGGGGAGGTGTTAGTAAACATCTATCAGCTACCCCAGAGGAATGTTCATGTTATACTAAATGGGGTAGACAACACAAAATTTGTTCACAACCCAGAAGCGGGAACGAGATTCAGAAGAAGATATGGTATCCTCGACGATGTAAGTCTGGTGATGGGAATTGCAGGGAGATTGGTTAGGGACAAGGGGCATCCACTACTCTATGAGGCCTTCTCGATGATCCTGAAACGCCATCCCAATGTATGCTTGCTTGTTGCAGGGTCAGGTCCTTGGGGAAGAAGGTATGCTGAATTAGGCCCTAATGTCAAAGTCTTAGGTGCACTGGAATCATCACAACTCTCAGAATTCTACAATGCAATCGACGTGTTTGTTAACCCAACATTAAGACCTCAGGGACTAGATCTTACATTGATTGAAGCAATGCATTGCGGGAAGCCAGTTCTGGCCCCAAATTATCCAAGTATAGTTGGGACAGTGGTAGTGGATGAAAATTTTGGATATACATTTTCACCTAATGTGAAGTCATTAGTTGAGGCACTAGAGCTGGTAATAAGAGATGGCCCAGTATTATTGCAGAAGAAAGGTATGGCTTGCAAGGAATATGCACTTTCTATGTTTACTGCTACCAAAATGGCAGCTGCCTACGAGAGGTTCTTCCTCTGCATGAAGACTAGCAGATATTGTCAATATCCTTTTCCAACAGATTGA